The genomic interval AATAGAATGTTAATACATATTAGACCAATATATTTATAgaccaatttatatttttagtgagtgtattctacatatttttacatattttatatatttttagagagtatacttgttaatttttttcacatattttattttttatattttaacaaaatttattatttatatttttcagatatattaattttctaaaccTATAAATcgtttttcatatttattctattaaaaacttaattataaatttaaaaatatttattatttttcttttcaatttttaggtCTCTTTTAACAAAAACACAAGGGAATTTACAGataatttaaaactagtttgacataaacaaagtttaaaatttaaaggtaTTTATACAAGCAAGCCTTATTTTCGGTTTTGTTCTAATTCCAAAAAATGTCAGCTCCAGTTTTCATCCCCATTCAATTTatacaacaaatttttaatattagtgtaatttaaatcaaatgttTGATAAAGTATTTTTCGCAGTAGAATGAAATGCCTTTTCTTATCTTATCCTTTTGAGATAACATTAGATCTTTTTGACTctttctttcaatatatattaaaaagctTGTAGCAAAAAGACAAGGAAAATCTCATACTCACAACAGATTTTTCTTGTTATCTCAAACCAATGAAATCAAATCCATCACAGCAACACAGAAGGGAGAGAGAAACATAGGAATATGGCAACCCATCTGAATCATGTGTTCAGAACTTCAATTCTGAAGCACAAAACACAATCAGAGACCCTTTTGAGAACCTCACGAAGAAACCCAAGATTTGAAGTGATCAATGCAACAACATCTTCTCCCAGCAGTGCAAGGCAGCTCATAGAGTCTGGCATAGTGAGGTCTATATTGCCCAAAGATGCTTCCTCAGCAATAAACTCAGAGGGCTTTATTCTCCTTGATGTTAGGCCATATTGGGAGAGAGAGAAGGCACGTGTGGCAGGCTCTTTGCACGTGCCAATCTTTGTCGAAGATAAGGATAACAGCCCTATAACTTTACTTAAGAAGTGGGTGCATTTTGGGTACATTGGCTTGTGGACTGGCCAGTATCTCACTACTGTGAATTCTGAGTTCCTTATTCAAGTGGAAAAAGCTGTTCCTGGTAAGGACACAAAGCTTCTTGTGGCATGTGGAGAAGGATTGAGGTAAGTATATTGGAAgaaagttttacttttataaaatatacagCTATTTAGTTGTATCAAATTAtgatattgtttatatatatagcCTTGAACTTTGGATAGACACATATTTCTTCTCATTTCTTGCACTTAATTAAGTTGTTCCTGTTCTTGATGAGGAATTCagttaatttttatgataatcaTCTTACTGGATCTCTTTAtctttcttgcttgttttccatatgtaacattttaaaatattgaataaaaatattctccataatatttatataagagTAAAATGACACTATTATACGTGTTGTAGTAGTGTTTTACCCCATATCAGTGTGTGATACATGTCAAATATAGATACACACCATTTGGGAGATGTATCGGAGCTTAATCAGTAAAGTTATGAAAAACTTTGATTGAAGCTTTATGGTAGTTTGTGTTGTATAATCTGAGATTTCCAGGTTTACAAAATGAATGAAGCAAGCAGAGGAAGTTGATTATGGCTATGAAGGAGAATATTGATTTGTTGGTTTTGGTGAGTGATTCAGGTCAATGACAGCAGCTTCAAAACTGTATAATGGAGGTTACAAAAATCTGGGATGGTTGGCTGGTGGATTTAATCGTTCAAAGGACAATGACTTCCCATCAGCAGAAGGAAAAGAGAAGTTGCAGCATGCTACAATTGGGGGAGTTTCTTACATATTCCTTCAGTTGCTCATATTTCTAAAGGCTGTGGGATAAGTAATTATTTTGACACCTTGTAATGTTGCTCATGTTGTGCAACTTTTGAATCTTTAAGCCTCTGTAGCCTAGTTACAACTACATCTTCTTCAACTTCCATATAAAGTATGACGTTTTGCAGTTTTGTAGATAGTTATGCCAGTTCCCTGTTTGATACAATTGCAGAAATAGCTTGTCATTTATCATTGCCAATTTGAATCTCTTGTTTTGGTATCATAGA from Vigna radiata var. radiata cultivar VC1973A chromosome 9, Vradiata_ver6, whole genome shotgun sequence carries:
- the LOC106773577 gene encoding rhodanese-like domain-containing protein 10 — its product is MATHLNHVFRTSILKHKTQSETLLRTSRRNPRFEVINATTSSPSSARQLIESGIVRSILPKDASSAINSEGFILLDVRPYWEREKARVAGSLHVPIFVEDKDNSPITLLKKWVHFGYIGLWTGQYLTTVNSEFLIQVEKAVPGKDTKLLVACGEGLRSMTAASKLYNGGYKNLGWLAGGFNRSKDNDFPSAEGKEKLQHATIGGVSYIFLQLLIFLKAVG